Proteins encoded in a region of the Populus nigra chromosome 3, ddPopNigr1.1, whole genome shotgun sequence genome:
- the LOC133687826 gene encoding cryptochrome DASH, chloroplastic/mitochondrial-like isoform X1 — translation MAIFCHTLSSLSLKKLINPSKPTSTFTYINLHIRFRAMNSISDSSSSSSSSKVMCQLVPGLDTNEKEYILDQTFERYTSKMVKRNGKGAAIVWFRNDLRVLDNEVLFKAWVNSESVLPVYCVDPRVFQASTCYFGFPKTGGLRGQFIVECLVDLKKNLMKRGLNLLIRHGKPEEIIPALAKDFASHTVYAQKETCSEEVNVEKLVSKALRRVHLPHSTGRSTSHSANSPTLQLVWGGTMYHLDDLPFFTNSIPDVYTQFRKSVEAKCSIRSCSKISMSLGPAPRVEDWGCVPSIEQLGLQPQEAGKGMRFLGGETAALSRVYEYFWKKDFLKIYKETRNGMLGPDYSTKFSPWLASGCLSPRFIYEEVKRYEKGRLANDSTYWVLFELIWRDYFRFISIKYGNSIFHIGGPRNVERRWSQDQRLFDSWRNGCTGYPLIDANMKELSATGFMSNRGRQIVCSFLVRDMGIDWRMGAEWFETFLLDYDPCSNYGNWTYGAGVGNDPREDRYFSIPKQAQTYDPEGEYVAYWLPQLHELPKEKRNFPGKLYMEQIVPLKFGNPNGHRGQDRASAARKTNYGGRGRKTKGY, via the exons ATGGCAATTTTTTGTCacactctctcctctctttcccTCAAAAAACTCATAAATCCTTCAAAACCCACTTCAACATTCACATATATCAATCTCCATATCCGATTTCGAGCCATGAATTCGATCTCggactcttcttcttcttcttcttcttctaaagtGATGTGTCAGCTGGTTCCAGGACTTGACACCAATGAAAAGGAGTACATTTTGGATCAAACCTTTGAACGATACACATCAAAGATGGTAAAGAGGAATGGAAAAGGAGCTGCCATTGTTTGGTTCAGGAATGATTTGAGAGTTTTGGACAATGAAGTGCTGTTCAAGGCTTGGGTTAATTCTGAAAGTGTTTTGCCTGTTTATTGTGTGGATCCTAGAGTTTTTCAAGCTAGTACTTGCTATTTTGGCTTCCCTAAAACTGGAG GCTTAAGAGGGCAGTTCATTGTAGAGTGTTTGGTTGATTTGAAGAAGAATTTGATGAAAAGGGGTCTAAACTTGCTTATTAGACATGGTAAACCTGAGGAAATCATCCCTGCTCTTGCTAAAGATTTTGCATCCCACACA GTATATGCACAAAAAGAGACATGTAGTGAAGAAGTAAATGTTGAGAAACTTGTCAGCAAAGCGCTCCGGCGAGTTCATCTGCCACATTCTACTGGGAGATCTACCAGCCATTCTGCAAACAGTCCGACACTGCAACTAGTTTGGGGTGGCACTATGTACCACTTAGATGACCTCCCATTCTTTACCAACAGCATACCTGATGTGTATACTCAGTTTCGTAAG TCTGTTGAAGCAAAATGTTCCATCAGAAGCTGTTCTAAAATTTCAATGTCCCTTGGGCCAGCTCCTCGCGTCGAGGATTGGGGATGTGTTCCATCAATTGAGCAACTTGGACTCCAACCACAAGAGGCAGG CAAAGGAATGAGGTTTTTGGGAGGTGAAACAGCTGCACTAAGCAGGGTGTATGAGTACTTCTGGAAGAAG GATTTCCTAAAGATATACAAAGAGACAAGAAATGGGATGCTGGGACCTGATTACTCAACAAAATTCTCTCCATGGCTAGCTTCAGGATGCCTTTCTCCACGGTTTATATATGAAGAG GTGAAGAGATATGAAAAGGGAAGGCTAGCAAATGATTCCACATACTG GgttttgtttgagttgatttggaGGGATTACTTCAGGTTTATCTCAATCAAATACGGAAATTCCATCTTCCATATAG GTGGGCCACGAAATGTTGAGCGTAGATGGAGTCAAGACCAGAGATTGTTTGATTCTTGGAGAAATGGCTGTACAGG GTACCCTCTCATAGATGCCAATATGAAGGAATTATCAGCTACTGGATTCATGTCCAATCGAGGAAGACAA ATTGTATGTTCCTTTCTTGTTCGAGACATGGGCATCGATTGGCGCATGGGAGCTGAATGGTTTGAGACATTCCTCTTGGACTATGACCCTTGTTCGAACTATGGGAACTGGACCTATGGTGCAG GAGTCGGGAATGACCCTAGAGAAGATCGTTATTTCAGCATCCCCAAGCAA GCACAAACGTATGATCCTGAGGGTGAGTATGTAGCGTACTGGTTGCCGCAGCTGCACGAACTTCCAAAAGAGAAGAGGAACTTTCCTGGGAAACTATACATGGAGCAAATTGTGCCTCTCAAATTTGGAAACCCAAATGGACACCGAGGTCAAGACAGGGCCTCCGCGGCAAGAAAAACCAATTATGGAGGCCGAGGGAGGAAGACGAAAGGATACTGA
- the LOC133687826 gene encoding cryptochrome DASH, chloroplastic/mitochondrial-like isoform X2 codes for MFGQTKMIPTCMGNGILRNGKGAAIVWFRNDLRVLDNEVLFKAWVNSESVLPVYCVDPRVFQASTCYFGFPKTGGLRGQFIVECLVDLKKNLMKRGLNLLIRHGKPEEIIPALAKDFASHTVYAQKETCSEEVNVEKLVSKALRRVHLPHSTGRSTSHSANSPTLQLVWGGTMYHLDDLPFFTNSIPDVYTQFRKSVEAKCSIRSCSKISMSLGPAPRVEDWGCVPSIEQLGLQPQEAGKGMRFLGGETAALSRVYEYFWKKDFLKIYKETRNGMLGPDYSTKFSPWLASGCLSPRFIYEEVKRYEKGRLANDSTYWVLFELIWRDYFRFISIKYGNSIFHIGGPRNVERRWSQDQRLFDSWRNGCTGYPLIDANMKELSATGFMSNRGRQIVCSFLVRDMGIDWRMGAEWFETFLLDYDPCSNYGNWTYGAGVGNDPREDRYFSIPKQAQTYDPEGEYVAYWLPQLHELPKEKRNFPGKLYMEQIVPLKFGNPNGHRGQDRASAARKTNYGGRGRKTKGY; via the exons GAATGGAAAAGGAGCTGCCATTGTTTGGTTCAGGAATGATTTGAGAGTTTTGGACAATGAAGTGCTGTTCAAGGCTTGGGTTAATTCTGAAAGTGTTTTGCCTGTTTATTGTGTGGATCCTAGAGTTTTTCAAGCTAGTACTTGCTATTTTGGCTTCCCTAAAACTGGAG GCTTAAGAGGGCAGTTCATTGTAGAGTGTTTGGTTGATTTGAAGAAGAATTTGATGAAAAGGGGTCTAAACTTGCTTATTAGACATGGTAAACCTGAGGAAATCATCCCTGCTCTTGCTAAAGATTTTGCATCCCACACA GTATATGCACAAAAAGAGACATGTAGTGAAGAAGTAAATGTTGAGAAACTTGTCAGCAAAGCGCTCCGGCGAGTTCATCTGCCACATTCTACTGGGAGATCTACCAGCCATTCTGCAAACAGTCCGACACTGCAACTAGTTTGGGGTGGCACTATGTACCACTTAGATGACCTCCCATTCTTTACCAACAGCATACCTGATGTGTATACTCAGTTTCGTAAG TCTGTTGAAGCAAAATGTTCCATCAGAAGCTGTTCTAAAATTTCAATGTCCCTTGGGCCAGCTCCTCGCGTCGAGGATTGGGGATGTGTTCCATCAATTGAGCAACTTGGACTCCAACCACAAGAGGCAGG CAAAGGAATGAGGTTTTTGGGAGGTGAAACAGCTGCACTAAGCAGGGTGTATGAGTACTTCTGGAAGAAG GATTTCCTAAAGATATACAAAGAGACAAGAAATGGGATGCTGGGACCTGATTACTCAACAAAATTCTCTCCATGGCTAGCTTCAGGATGCCTTTCTCCACGGTTTATATATGAAGAG GTGAAGAGATATGAAAAGGGAAGGCTAGCAAATGATTCCACATACTG GgttttgtttgagttgatttggaGGGATTACTTCAGGTTTATCTCAATCAAATACGGAAATTCCATCTTCCATATAG GTGGGCCACGAAATGTTGAGCGTAGATGGAGTCAAGACCAGAGATTGTTTGATTCTTGGAGAAATGGCTGTACAGG GTACCCTCTCATAGATGCCAATATGAAGGAATTATCAGCTACTGGATTCATGTCCAATCGAGGAAGACAA ATTGTATGTTCCTTTCTTGTTCGAGACATGGGCATCGATTGGCGCATGGGAGCTGAATGGTTTGAGACATTCCTCTTGGACTATGACCCTTGTTCGAACTATGGGAACTGGACCTATGGTGCAG GAGTCGGGAATGACCCTAGAGAAGATCGTTATTTCAGCATCCCCAAGCAA GCACAAACGTATGATCCTGAGGGTGAGTATGTAGCGTACTGGTTGCCGCAGCTGCACGAACTTCCAAAAGAGAAGAGGAACTTTCCTGGGAAACTATACATGGAGCAAATTGTGCCTCTCAAATTTGGAAACCCAAATGGACACCGAGGTCAAGACAGGGCCTCCGCGGCAAGAAAAACCAATTATGGAGGCCGAGGGAGGAAGACGAAAGGATACTGA
- the LOC133687827 gene encoding uncharacterized protein LOC133687827 isoform X1, producing MLHGLIPSSVEAALPFAPNYSRQDLFSEWVPEKAWKDGSNPLIAGNCYEIPGSYVARKRRKKPAIMSSVEPETDKAPTNAVNCDPPVVNNDGVRARTIPSVVAKSKSGMGVGSITARINISNIVELPDSEPEVSGDDLSIRELCTSVLRSHGLLAGDCPVSNSAPIEVLGNIKNNNFFQSCELCGNLEKALNMLLCDHCEEAFHLSCCNLNMEMLPTDLWFCPSCSKLNHNVSQETSFLKTCSISWWNEKSKLGPIASMLKYPEAHTSRVRIGTSYQATVPEWSDQLSMDSDCFSEPIEIDTSQTVCLHECPQDRSSNAKPMSNWLQCREVLHDDARGIEGTICGKWRRAPFSEVQTDSWDCSCSVLWDPSHSDCTAPQELETDEVLRQLKYVEQLRLRLVAKKRRIP from the exons ATGTTGCATGGTTTGATCCCAAGTTCAGTTGAGGCTGCTCTACCATTTGCTCCTAATTACAGCAGACAAGATCTATTCTCTGAGTGGGTGCCAGAAAAAGCCTGGAAGGATGGTTCAAATCCATTGATTGCCGGCAATTGTTATGAAATTCCGGGATCATATGTGGCAAGGAAGCGAAGGAAAAAGCCTGCTATAATGTCCTCGGTTGAGCCAGAAACTGATAAAGCACCAACCAATGCAGTGAACTGTGATCCTCCAGTGGTAAATAATGATGGTGTTAGAGCTCGTACTATCCCATCTGTTGTTGCTAAATCAAAGTCAGGAATGGGAGTTGGTTCCATAACCGCAAGGATTAACATTAGCAACATTGTAGAGCTCCCCGATTCTGAGCCAGAGGTGTCAGGTGATGATCTCTCAATAAGAGAACTCTGCACTTCAGTTCTCAGAAGTCATGGGCTGCTCGCTGGAGATTGTCCTGTGAGCAACAGTGCTCCCATTGAAGTTCTGGGAAATATTaagaacaacaatttttttcagtCATGTGAGCTATGTGGGAATCTTGAGAAAGCACTTAATATGTTACTTTGTGATCATTGTGAAGAGGCATTTCATCTATCTTGCTGCAATCTAAACATGGAGATGTTACCCACTGACTTGTGGTTTTGTCCATCCTGTTCAAAACTGAATCACAACGTTTCACAAGAGACTTCTTTTCTCAAAACATGTAGCATCAGTTGGTGGAATGAAAAATCTAAGCTGGGTCCTATAGCTTCCATGTTGAAATACCCTGAGGCACACACATCTCGTGTGAGGATCGGTACATCTTATCAAGCAACAGTTCCTGAGTGGTCCGATCAGCTTTCCAT GGATTCTGATTGCTTCAGTGAGCCTATTGAAATAGATACATCGCAGACTGTTTGCTTACAC GAATGCCCTCAAGACAGGTCTTCAAATGCCAAGCCTATGAGTAATTGGCTCCAATGCCGAGAAGTTCTACACGATGATGCAAGAGGTATTGAGGGAACCATATGTGGGAAGTGGCGCAG GGCGCCATTTTCTGAAGTCCAAACTGACTCCTGGGATTGTTCTTGCTCTGTTCTTTGGGACCCGTCCCATTCAGACTGCACTGCTCCTCAG gaGCTGGAAACCGATGAAGTTTTGCGACAGCTGAAGTATGTAGAACAG CTGAGACTTCGACTTGTTGCTAAAAAGAGAAGAATTCCATGA
- the LOC133687827 gene encoding uncharacterized protein LOC133687827 isoform X2 — MLHGLIPSSVEAALPFAPNYSRQDLFSEWVPEKAWKDGSNPLIAGNCYEIPGSYVARKRRKKPAIMSSVEPETDKAPTNAVNCDPPVVNNDGVRARTIPSVVAKSKSGMGVGSITARINISNIVELPDSEPEVSGDDLSIRELCTSVLRSHGLLAGDCPVSNSAPIEVLGNIKNNNFFQSCELCGNLEKALNMLLCDHCEEAFHLSCCNLNMEMLPTDLWFCPSCSKLNHNVSQETSFLKTCSISWWNEKSKLGPIASMLKYPEAHTSRVRIGTSYQATVPEWSDQLSMDSDCFSEPIEIDTSQTVCLHECPQDRSSNAKPMSNWLQCREVLHDDARGIEGTICGKWRRAPFSEVQTDSWDCSCSVLWDPSHSDCTAPQELETDEVLRQLKYVEQVRSMDLGSSCFSG, encoded by the exons ATGTTGCATGGTTTGATCCCAAGTTCAGTTGAGGCTGCTCTACCATTTGCTCCTAATTACAGCAGACAAGATCTATTCTCTGAGTGGGTGCCAGAAAAAGCCTGGAAGGATGGTTCAAATCCATTGATTGCCGGCAATTGTTATGAAATTCCGGGATCATATGTGGCAAGGAAGCGAAGGAAAAAGCCTGCTATAATGTCCTCGGTTGAGCCAGAAACTGATAAAGCACCAACCAATGCAGTGAACTGTGATCCTCCAGTGGTAAATAATGATGGTGTTAGAGCTCGTACTATCCCATCTGTTGTTGCTAAATCAAAGTCAGGAATGGGAGTTGGTTCCATAACCGCAAGGATTAACATTAGCAACATTGTAGAGCTCCCCGATTCTGAGCCAGAGGTGTCAGGTGATGATCTCTCAATAAGAGAACTCTGCACTTCAGTTCTCAGAAGTCATGGGCTGCTCGCTGGAGATTGTCCTGTGAGCAACAGTGCTCCCATTGAAGTTCTGGGAAATATTaagaacaacaatttttttcagtCATGTGAGCTATGTGGGAATCTTGAGAAAGCACTTAATATGTTACTTTGTGATCATTGTGAAGAGGCATTTCATCTATCTTGCTGCAATCTAAACATGGAGATGTTACCCACTGACTTGTGGTTTTGTCCATCCTGTTCAAAACTGAATCACAACGTTTCACAAGAGACTTCTTTTCTCAAAACATGTAGCATCAGTTGGTGGAATGAAAAATCTAAGCTGGGTCCTATAGCTTCCATGTTGAAATACCCTGAGGCACACACATCTCGTGTGAGGATCGGTACATCTTATCAAGCAACAGTTCCTGAGTGGTCCGATCAGCTTTCCAT GGATTCTGATTGCTTCAGTGAGCCTATTGAAATAGATACATCGCAGACTGTTTGCTTACAC GAATGCCCTCAAGACAGGTCTTCAAATGCCAAGCCTATGAGTAATTGGCTCCAATGCCGAGAAGTTCTACACGATGATGCAAGAGGTATTGAGGGAACCATATGTGGGAAGTGGCGCAG GGCGCCATTTTCTGAAGTCCAAACTGACTCCTGGGATTGTTCTTGCTCTGTTCTTTGGGACCCGTCCCATTCAGACTGCACTGCTCCTCAG gaGCTGGAAACCGATGAAGTTTTGCGACAGCTGAAGTATGTAGAACAG GTCAGAAGTATGGATCTAGGCTCTAGCTGCTTTAGTGGGTAG
- the LOC133688756 gene encoding U-box domain-containing protein 31-like: protein MPMYQPNSHGNVKLDMGSGGHLLDLQTTIKGGILGPVGGGLVCTDVKEKLDLRKMVGELESIQVPSVFICPISLDPMQEPVTLCTGQTYERSNILKWFSLGHCTCPTTMQELWDDTVTPNRTLQQLIHSWFSSKYLAMKKRSEDVLGKAVELLDSLKKVKGQARVQTLKQLRHVVVAHSMAKKTVMDKGGAALVSSLLGPFTTHAVGSEAIGILVNLELDLPSKANLRQPAKISLIVDVLNEGSIETKINCTKLIEMLIEGKDSGSDNVSSLSLLAGLLRLVKDKRHPNGVLAGLGLLNTICSDESLRSSVVSIGAVPPLVELLPSLNNECLELALYILEVLSTVPEGRLALKDCANTIPNVVKLMMSKSESCTQLALSILWAVCKLALEECAALAVEAGLAAKLLLVIQSGCNPVLKQRSVELLKLCSLNYTATIFISKCKLTRTIQ from the coding sequence ATGCCGATGTATCAGCCAAATAGTCATGGAAATGTAAAGCTAGACATGGGTTCTGGTGGGCACCTTTTGGATCTACAAACCACCATTAAAGGTGGCATTTTGGGCCCTGTTGGCGGCGGTTTAGTTTGTACAGATGTGAAGGAGAAACTGGATCTGAGGAAGATGGTTGGGGAGCTTGAATCAATACAAGTGCCATCAGTGTTTATATGTCCAATTTCATTGGACCCTATGCAAGAACCAGTGACTCTCTGTACTGGACAGACTTATGAAAGATCCAACATTCTCAAATGGTTCTCTTTGGGTCATTGCACTTGCCCCACAACAATGCAAGAGCTTTGGGATGATACGGTGACACCAAACAGGACTTTGCAGCAGCTGATTCATAGCTGGTTCTCGAGTAAGTATTTGGCTATGAAGAAGAGATCAGAGGACGTGCTAGGGAAGGCTGTTGagcttttggattctttaaagAAGGTTAAGGGCCAAGCTAGAGTGCAAACTTTGAAGCAACTTAGGCATGTCGTGGTTGCTCATTCTATGGCGAAGAAGACAGTGATGGATAAGGGTGGAGCTGCCTTGGTTTCTTCTTTGTTGGGTCCTTTTACAACTCATGCTGTTGGGTCTGAGGCCATTGGTATTCTTGTGAATTTGGAGCTTGATTTGCCATCCAAGGCAAATTTGAGGCAGCCTGCAAAGATTTCTTTAATCGTGGATGTGTTGAATGAGGGTTCGATTGAGACCAAGATTAATTGTACGAAATTGATCGAAATGTTGATAGAAGGGAAGGATTCAGGATCGGACAATGTGTCAAGTTTGAGTCTTTTGGCAGGTCTATTGAGGTTGGTGAAAGATAAGAGACATCCCAATGGAGTATTGGCTGGACTCGGTTTGTTAAATACGATTTGTTCAGATGAGTCCCTTAGGAGCTCAGTTGTGAGCATCGGGGCAGTTCCTCCATTAGTGGAGTTATTGCCTAGTTTGAATAATGAGTGCTTGGAATTAGCTCTTTATATTTTGGAGGTCCTCTCAACTGTTCCAGAGGGTAGGTTGGCTTTGAAGGATTGTGCCAACACAATTCCTAATGTGGTCAAGTTAATGATGAGCAAATCGGAGAGCTGTACTCAGCTTGCATTATCAATACTGTGGGCTGTTTGCAAGCTTGCACTGGAAGAATGTGCAGCACTTGCTGTGGAGGCGGGTTTGGCAGCGAAGCTACTTCTTGTAATACAGAGTGGCTGCAATCCTGTATTGAAGCAGCGGTCAGTTGAGCTCCTGAAACTGTGTAGTCTAAATTACACGGCTACTATCTTCATTTCCAAGTGTAAGCTTACCAGAACGATACAGTGA